Sequence from the Botrytis cinerea B05.10 chromosome 12, complete sequence genome:
AGAGGATTGCGATGCAAATGAGAATACGAATTGGGCGTCTGCAGGAACTTACTGGTTGCCCTTTTGGCTCTCGAGAGTGTCTCCCTTGGTAGTGTCCTTCAACCATCCAGTGTATTGAATGGTGACGGTATCTCCAGGCTTAGGGATTGCACCAGTACCCTCCTTCAAGACATGCTTTGTGACACCCATGATGACGTTTGTGCGAGAAAAGTTTCGGTATTGGAATTGTGCGTGGGTTGGAATTCTTGGAGCTGATAGTCGCAGACGGGAGAATATATATGACATGTGGAAAGAAGATCGTAGAAAGAGAGCAGAAGATCCGACCGGTGAAAGGGGGTGAATGGCTTTATGTAAATTTTTAGATCAACGGTTGCTGCGGGGGAGGTTTGCAAAGGTTTCCGGCGGTGGGTAATTGTCGAGCGAATGGTGGGgctcaaagaaagaaaagctcACAGTTCAGGTCACAGCAGCCTTGTCAGCAATGGAAGCCATCTCGTAATGTACCAGCTAGGTGTTGACTAGTCGACACGGCAGGTGGATGGGTtcttttttggatttggatttggatttggatttggatttggatttggatttgttctTGGTTTTGGCTTTCCGCCTTTGGCATCTGTCCCAATCTCCCAGTCCCAATCCCAGTCTCCTCGCCCCTCCTCgcccctcccctccccctcccttccccttccccattCCTTCCAGCTCCAGTCCCTAGACACTTCCTGTGATAGTCCAGCATATATTAATGGAACGGGGAGCTTGTCAAGAACCACGTCTTCACTCCGGCAAGGGTTTGCTGTATCTAAGTGGGCGTCCATCCAAGACAAAATATCAAGCCATTCATCATACATGCACACCACGCCTGACACTTTGCACCTTGCCTTCAGACCGATCTTTGGTATGATACTCGCGCCTGGCTCGATACCAATATCGTTAGTTGACAACCTTATAAACTCCTTCTATCCGCTTTTCCGGTAACAACCCTACGCCATCTCTCGCATCGGCCGCATCCATCGAGGTCTAGTTCTCCAAAAAGGTAATTCATTATGTTTATCGCATCTACCGCCGATAATTCCACCTTAGCTTAGCTACTTGTGATATGTGTAGGGGAGCGGACTAGCCTTAGAATGGAGTTTTTACTTTTCTCCCCACGCATGGACATGGGATACTTGCTGCTCTGTCAGTGTCACCAGTGTACCCTCAACCCGAGTCTTCCTCTGGGATGTCAGGCCTGGCGGGGGGAAACGTGAGAAAACATGGAGCACTACACATTTCACGCTCTTCCAGCAGGCCAAAAGAAAGCATCCCACGGCCGGTCTATGGAGGGTCTCGTAATTGCTCGTACCAAGAATAAAAAGCAACAGTCCAGTGATAGCTAATCACCAATGTACCATAAAGTTTTCGCCCATTGTTGGGagatcatccatcatccatcatccatcttgCCTTTATGATACTTTCAAAGGGTCTCGGCATGTCGGTATCCTCTTAGCGGTGCCTCTAGATGCAGCTCATACTATTTCCGTGCGACCTTGAAGTCAAGTCAACCAGTCAATTCGCAGACAGAAAGCCTCTTATTCACCGTGGCCCCACGAACTACAACGTCTAGCTTATGGCGGTTCTTCCACGACCTGAGCATGGAGGTGGGCTTGGCCTGTTTCTACACACATTTGTATGATCTGCAATAACTGTCAACTCTGGAGACGAGAAGCCCCAAATCCTAATTTCTTCTTTAGCAAGGCTCTCACGCTATGTACGCTATTATGCTACGGTATCTGCCAAAAGGAAATCTACCTTCTCCTTCATGGTACGTTTCTGACTGCATATCATTGACTAATCGGAATTTTGGTGCGTAGGAGTATCTCCCACATAGATTGATCCCATACAATCTGACATGCTGCATATTTTGCGTGTACCGATATGCCAGGTTTGAAAAAATGACCGATCTCGATCGTAAGGACAAGTTATCCTAACAAGTGCAAGTCCTAACAAAATGGGAGTCCGAGCAAGTACAAGTATACACTTGAACGGGAACAAGGTCTGAAAccttttatataaatgatataCGGGCTAGAAGTTCCGGCTGATCTATCGGGTACAACAAGATCTCCGTCGGCAACCAAGTCGGGCCGGATAGGAAAGAATTGCCACCATCGACGCCGCCGCACCCGCTCGCTGTCTTTCTACTCAATATCATTTATTACCTTGGTATCGGACTAATCAACATGGTGCGAGCATTGCAGATGAGTTACTGTTTTGAATGAGGGGCCAGCTTGGTGCATTCCGTTCCTCACACAGCGCTCACTCTCGTTGCCGCTGTCACAATCACATGAGTGTCGGATCATGTGATAATGTTGATATGAAGATTTCGTTTTGAGAAAGTCTTGCATCAAACCCACCAGAGTGCATCGTGCCATAGCATACATGAGATATCGTTCTAGGCGGGCTACCCGTGAATGGCGGTTGAATTTCTTCCTTGCTGGAAGTTTGTTTTGAACCACATAGAGGCTACTCCTTATCTCGCCCAGCAACGGTATACTAATGAACCAAAGTAAAAGTCTGGAATCGTCTGCGATCTAAGATGTTGACACCTTGGctgcaccaccaccacactTATGTCGAGCGGAGATATATTTACATCATTATCTATTCGGTACCAACAAAATGAATAACCAGGTTCCCGCCAGGCAGCCTCTCAATTACCCGTTTTTATCCAGCCAATGTCTCGACGCGGATATCTCTTGTTTAGCATTTGGAGACCCAAACACGTCGAATTGCATTGCGAGGTTACATCGAACCAACTCATTCCAAGCCTCTTCTTCACCTTTTACGGGTTTCGGGTTCTAGATTACAACTTCCACTTGGGCCCTCACTCCATCCTCAACTTCATATCCACATAAATGGATCCTCGATACGTAAATGCACATCTTCCTTGCCTCTTCCAACCACATCCCCGTTCTGCAAATATCGCAGCTTCAAAGCACGTCAAGACGCATCGTTGTTCCCCGGTGGGGGTATACACCTCCTTCTCAATCCAGACAGTGTTCCTAGAATCTAGACTGTGCTTTGATATCGAGACTCAAGATCGTTTACCTTCGAATCCAATAGGGATGTGGAGATCATACATAACCAGCCATCTCGTCTCTTGTTCCGGACTCGTAGTACTACACACATGTCTGGAAACCCTAGCCTCATGCCCATCTTGATAcccatttctttcattctcgAATCCGGGAACCGTCTTGGCTGTGTTCATCTACTCTTCATGTCCACCCATACTATCTGTCGGATATATATACACGTCTATATCATACACATGTTATTTATTCTCACTTACATGTAAACCCAGTCTGAGTATGATGATCTGGTAATGCAATATAAGATGCTGTAATGATATTGCACtatctcttccatctcttaCCACATGTGCAATATCCGATCCAGCTTTTGTATTCTGTATCCTACGGCATTCATTTTGTATCATTCTTCGCGGCCTATCTCATCTTAAGCTATCTCTTATTGTATCGTATCATACTAttcggaaagaaagagggaaggaaggaaagagagaaagaaagaaagagctATATAACCATACAGGATGCACAAGATCCCTTGTATCTCAGCCCAACTATTCCGAGTGCATTgacatcaaatccaatccaatcaaagtCATCTttatgtgatatgatatgatatgatatgatatgatatgtgtAATAAAACTGTAAATTAGATCTACATGGTAAATCGAATCGAATGGACTCGGTTCGGTttggtatgggtatgggatgATCTTGATCTGTTGTAGATTTCTTGATTGGATTGTTGTTAgtgagggagggggagatggatggaggaatGGGTAGAGGGGTGAGGAGAGGGGTGAGGAGAGGGGTGAGGAGGTATGTTGTTGTTATGGGTGGGATTGGAAGGGGGtggaagtagaagtagaGGTAGAAGTAGAAGT
This genomic interval carries:
- the Bcfpr1 gene encoding Bcfpr1, which produces MSYIFSRLRLSAPRIPTHAQFQYRNFSRTNVIMGVTKHVLKEGTGAIPKPGDTVTIQYTGWLKDTTKGDTLESQKGNQFDSSVNRGPFVVQIGVGQVIKGWDEGVTQMKLGEKATLDITPDYAYGARGFPPVIPANSTLLFDVELQKIN